A portion of the Salminus brasiliensis chromosome 9, fSalBra1.hap2, whole genome shotgun sequence genome contains these proteins:
- the LOC140562768 gene encoding macrophage mannose receptor 1-like, whose product MVKITITIVLFFKMLYCLAQSDGTFLIYNANKNRCLGSNVQWLEMCDPHSPRQQFRWTSENRIFNIAQKKCLGAGVKSEGNKLQWYICDANSDLQKWECQSNSLFGLKNESLYLSVQDNSNAVILSRNPGEVGKWTIHGTVDSVCSRPYEELYTLRGNAFGRPCQFPFQYKKQLYADCTTEDSGQRPWCAIESVYEVNELWGYCPTREKAGDESWKKNPQTDVYYQVNGQSVLTWYQARKSCQQQGGDLLSITEPHEQTFISGLTQEIGSVLWTGLNSLESLSGWRWVNGQPLRYLKWLSGQPSALPGHSCGVLNQLQGSEWSTAVCSERHGYICQRGLPTPTVPPVVHTGSCYSPWIPYSGHCYLLSRTKKTWMEAKDACRREGGDLLSVLSVEEQSFTISQLGYKKEDEVWIGFNDLRTSMLFEWSDHSNVPLALWDVNEPSHNAALKEDCVMMRGEEGKWADQNCQKSYGYICKKKPHTQPSTNDTAVTSPGCKPGWVRYGYYCYLAGSETKTFEEAKQMCEKTGSNLADITNRVENAFLVSLIGARPEKHFWVGLSNQKDKHTFEWTNSKKVSFTHFNAGMPGGKQGCVAVTTGILAGLWDVLSCTNAEKYICKQKAEGVITTPAPPTTPAPSCNEGWKPLANRDFCYKLFTVRRSQEKTWSEALDFCRELGGDLLSVHSSSDFEISNMRSRTAWIGYSIQDPSVGYTWSDGSSSSYENWEEGEPNNFNNMEKCVTVNFDRWRGTENQWNDLHCGDRTDWICEIRKGVTPKDVEVTEPTYNKTEDGWIIFKDNQYYISPHSVNSVQDGRRSCKRGHGDLVVFDTEEEWVFLWHQIRETHYSYYIGMSIDIDKSLSWIDGSPVVFQVWERNQPAFMNNEENCVKMTRTQGFWESVNCGDREGFICKRNGSPPVNATVAPTMPPTGGCAPDWVKFQDKCYKVKTEEKTWPNARAYCMQLGGNLASIPNSIQQDFLISKMVNDDNIPDLWLGLSNLAGRKFKYTDGSPVTFTNWPRGESHYSWRKLCIAMGGRHRSQSGTWVKKDCNETSGFICSRALDHSIPPSSTEVPKTFIKLGNSSYMFVQKNMTWKEARSHCEAEGANLASIRDAFTQSYIVIQAYILQQPLWIGLNSMETDGYFLWTDNWHLNMEKWAFNEPKKDQPCVYVDVNGRWKTTQCNQTYYSLCKKSTEIAPPPPTQYPGMCPEATQEYPRMTWLPYKGHCYGFVTSSKSWLSASNVCRRRGASLVSIEDTKEARFLENYISLFGSDGSDFWIGLFRSYKGHWQWLDNSVVDYTNWEESGDNVDNNDDEDNVFSNKHCVFISSTTKQWRNSHCEYNSKMFICKTAKVMNPTVGTNHTEVAEIQRRSAVVSVVVVIVVVSVLAGLAYVYYRTSKKQVAPPTVVNPLYYTTNAPQSEEKDTKTLVDHMYINE is encoded by the exons ATGGTGAAAATAACCATCACCATCGTgcttttctttaaaatgttatacTGCCTTGCTCAGTCAG ATGGGACCTTTTTGATTTACAATGCCAACAAGAACCGATGCCTGGGAAGCAACGTGCAATGGCTGGAAATGTGTGATCCTCATAGTCCAAGACAGCAGTTCCGCTGGACTTCAGAGAACCGCATCTTCAACATTGCCCAGAAGAAATGCCTTGGTGCAGGAGTGAAGAGTGAGGGCAATAAACTGCAGTGGTACATCTGTGACGCCAACAGTGACCTTCAGAAGTGGGAGTGCCAGAGCAACTCGCTGTTCGGCCTGAAGAACGAGTCTCTTTACTTGTCCGTTCAGGACAATTCTAATGCAGTAATACTGTCTAGAAACCCAGGGGAAGTGGGCAAGTGGACAATTCATGGAACAGTGGACAGCGTTTGCTCTCGCCCATATGAAG AACTGTACACTCTTAGAGGAAATGCCTTTGGACGTCCTTGTCAATTTCCATTCCAGTACAAAAAACAATTGTATGCAGACTGCACAACAGAAGACTCTGGCCAGCGTCCCTGGTGTGCCATTGAAAGTGTATATGAAGTTAATGAGCTCTGGGGTTACTGCCCAACACGTGAAAAAG CAGGCGACGAGTCCTGGAAGAAGAACCCTCAAACAGACGTTTATTACCAGGTGAATGGACAGTCTGTGTTGACCTGGTATCAGGCCAGGAAGAGCTGTCAGCAGCAGGGGGGAGACCTgctgagcatcactgagcctcaCGAGCAGACCTTCATCTCAG GGTTGACTCAGGAGATAGGGTCAGTCTTGTGGACAGGGCTGAACAGTTTAGAATCTTTAAGTGGATGGCGGTGGGTCAATGGACAACCTTTACGCTATCTGAAATGGCTCAGTG GACAACCGTCTGCTCTACCAGGCCACAGCTGTGGAGTGCTGAATCAGCTTCAGGGCTCTGAATGGTCCACTGCTGTTTGTTCTGAGAGACATGGATATATCTGCCAGAGAGGCCTCCCCACTCCCACTGTTCCACCAG TTGTGCACACAGGTTCCTGCTACAGTCCGTGGATCCCTTACTCAGGACACTGCTACTTACTCAGTCGCACAAAGAAAACATGGATGGAGGCAAAAGACGCCTGTCGGCGTGAAGGTGGAGATCTGCTGAGCGTTCTGAGTGTAGAAGAGCAAAGCTTCACCATCTCACAGCTTGGATACA AAAAAGAAGATGAGGTGTGGATCGGTTTTAATGATCTCAGGACTTCAATGCTGTTTGAGTGGAGTGACCACTCTAATGTCCCGTTGGCCTTGTGGGACGTGAATGAGCCGAGCCACAATGCTGCTCTTAAAGAAGACTGTGTGATGATGAGAGGAGAG GAGGGAAAGTGGGCCGACCAGAACTGTCAGAAGAGCTACGGATACATCTGCAAGAAAAAACCCCACACACAGCCATCCACTAATGACACTGCTGTTACAAGTCCAGGCTGCAAACCT GGTTGGGTCAGGTATGGCTACTACTGCTATCTAGCCGGATCAGAGACGAAGACCTTTGAGGAGGCCAAGCAGATGTGTGAGAAAACTGGATCAAATTTGGCCGACATCACAAACAG GGTTGAAAATGCATTCCTGGTCAGTCTAATTGGGGCACGGCCAGAGAAGCACTTCTGGGTTGGACTGTCTAACCAGAAGGATAAGCACACTTTCGAGTGGACCAACAGCAAGAAGGTTTCGTTCACACATTTCAATGCTGGAATGCCAG GGGGGAAGCAAGGTTGTGTCGCTGTGACCACTGGAATACTTGCCGGGTTGTGGGATGTGCTAAGCTGCACTAATGCAGAGAAATACATCTGCAAGCAGAAAGCTGAGGGGGTGATCACAACTCCGGCCCCCCCAACCACTCCTGCTCCCAGCTGCAATGAGGGCTGGAAACCATTAGCAAACAGAGATTTCTGCTACAAG CTGTTTACAGTAAGGCGTAGTCAGGAGAAGACTTGGTCCGAGGCTCTGGACTTCTGCCGGGAACTTGGGGGTGATCTGCTCAGTGTCCACAGTTCTTCTGATTTTGAAATAAGCAACATGCG GTCCAGAACGGCATGGATTGGCTATAGCATCCAGGACCCCTCTGTTGGTTACACATGGAGCGACGGTTCCTCT tcGTCCTATGAAAACTGGGAGGAGGGAGAACCAAACAATTTCAACAACATGGAAAAATGTGTCACAGTGAATTTTGATCGGTGGAGGGGAACAGAAAATCAGTGGAATGACCTGCATTGTGGAGACAGAACTGACTGGATTTGTGAGATTCGAAAAG GAGTCACACCAAAGGATGTGGAAGTTACAGAACCAA CATATAATAAAACAGAAGATGGCTGGATCATCTTCAAAGACAATCAGTATTATATCAGTCCTCATAGTGTCAACAGCGTGCAAGATGGACGGAGATCCTGTAAGAGGGGACATGGTGATCTTGTGGTCTTTGATACTGAGGAAGAGTGGGTGTTTTTATGGCATCAG ATCCGTGAAACACATTACTCCTATTATATTGGTATGTCAATTGATATAGATAAGTCCTTAAG TTGGATAGATGGATCTCCAGTGGTATTTCAGGTGTGGGAACGAAACCAGCCGGCTTTTATGAACAACGAAGAGAACTGTGTAAAAATGACCAGGACTCAAG GGTTTTGGGAAAGCGTGAACTGTGGCGATCGAGAGGGATTCATCTGTAAACGAAATGGATCTCCCCCGGTCAATGCCACTGTTGCCCCTACCATGCCTCCAACTGGAGGCTGTGCTCCTGACTGGGTGAAATTTCAGGACAAG TGTTACAAAGTGAAAACGGAGGAGAAAACCTGGCCGAATGCCAGAGCATACTGTATGCAGCTTGGAGGAAATCTAGCATCTATTCCGAATTCAATCCAGCAAG ACTTCCTCATCTCAAAGATGGTAAATGATGATAACATCCCAGATTTATGGCTTGGCCTCAGTAACTTGGCTGGCAGAAAATTTAAATATACAGATGGAAGTCCTGTCACTTTCACAAACTGGCCCAGAGGAGAATCACACTATTCATGG AGAAAACTGTGCATTGCAATGGGAGGCAGACACAGATCCCAATCTGGCACATGGGTGAAAAAAGACTGCAATGAAACAAGTGGCTTTATTTGCAGCCGTGCTCTGG ATCACTCAATTCCCCCAAGTTCCACAGAGGTGCCTAAAACTTTCATCAAGCTTGGAAATTCTTCTTACATGTTTGTCCAAAAAAACATGACCTGGAAAGAAGCAAGGAGTCACTGTGAGGCTGAGGGGGCAAACCTAGCCAGCATTCGGGACGCCTTCACCCAGTCCTACATTGTTATACAGGCATACATACTCCAACAACCCTTGTGGATCGGCCTGAACAGTATGGAG ACAGATGGGTACTTCCTGTGGACTGATAACTGGCATTTAAATATGGAGAAGTGGGCCTTTAATGAACCCAAGAAGGACCAACCCTGTGTCTATGTGGATGTAAATGGAAGGTGGAAAACTACCCAGTGCAACCAAACCTACTACAGTCTGTGTAAGAAGTCAACAG AAATTGCTCCACCGCCACCTACTCAGTATCCAGGCATGTGCCCTGAGGCAACACAAGAGTATCCCAGGATGACATGGCTGCCTTATAAGGGGCACTGTTATGGATTTGTGACCTCTTCAAAATCATGGCTATCTGCATCTAATGTCTGTAGAAGAAGAG GAGCCAGTCTTGTCAGTATTGAGGACACTAAAGAGGCCAGGTTTTTAGAGAATTACATCTCTTTATTTGGGAGCGATGGCAGTGACTTCTGGATAGGCCTTTTCAGGTCTTACAAAG GACACTGGCAGTGGCTGGACAACAGTGTGGTGGATTACACTAACTGGGAAGAATCTGGAGATAATgttgataataatgatgatgaggatAATGTATTTTCTAACAAACATTGTGTATTCATCTCTTCCACAACTAAACAATGGAGGAACAGCCATTGTGAATACAATTCCAAAATGTTCATCTGCAAAACAGCCAAAG TTATGAATCCAACCGTAGGGACCAACCACACAG AAGTTGCAGAAATACAGCGACGCTCTGCTGTGGTGTCCGTGGTCGTGGTGATTGTGGTGGTgtctgtgctggctggactggcttACGTCTACTACAGAACTTCTAAAAAACAGGTCGCTCCTCCCACAGTTGTGAACCCATTGTATTACACTACAAACGCCCCCCAGTCAGAAGAGAAAGACACCAAAACCTTAGTGGACCACATGTACATAAATGAATAG